In a single window of the Balaenoptera acutorostrata chromosome 3, mBalAcu1.1, whole genome shotgun sequence genome:
- the CEP170B gene encoding centrosomal protein of 170 kDa protein B isoform X2, with product MSVTSWFLVSSSGTRHRLPRELIFVGRDECELVLQSRSVDKQHAVINYDHDRDEHWVKDLGSLNGTFVNDVRIPDQKYVTLKLSDVIRFGYDSNMYVLERVQHRVPEEALRHEKYTSQLQVSATSPAPKRGEAVPEQAPYCEAASPRPERGDRRPGPEAAAYRTPLYGQPSWWGEDDGSSPPEERRQDEPDTERPKELAPRDSDLVGTPAAFRAPAEPQGYPFRREPSYFEIPTKEAPPPRAPEVPAHEAPTRDAEAGGGGVAPVVQSHACFTIEFDDCSPGKVKIKDHVTKFSLRQRRPPGKEPTPIEVVSAETKVADWLVQNDPSLLHRAGPADDRHSTKSDLPVHTRTLKGHKHEDGTQSDSEDPMAKAAGAAGVPSEAGGEQVRLQRQLKRDPQELLHSQQAFVIEFFDGDTPRKKRSQSFTHTPPGDPRPDRRRGPGPADRDRPAAPAPSSARGAGSSSGPQRAGSLKREKTEERLGSPLPAARAPARPFGSVGRRSRLAQDFMAHCLRDGSPAARSGPEKTPPPLPTPPLPRGASPVAPSAPPPPPADPQVTKARKQEEDDSLSDAGTYTIETEAQDQEVEEARKMIDQVFGVRESPELSRASSATFRPVIRGHRDEPGDGVAQRMALLQEFASRPVGGTPQVELQGLPVPGSPGGQKWVSRWASLADSYSDPGLSDDGPGRRARELEGALPVRQRRLLPQLPSDRADSPAGPEATRRSGPGPPELGSEQAGLLLGQEDLEPDSLSDASGSDGGRGPEPGGGLQEERCGSPQEGLAWTRGRRSPRAPGEPAPTSFFAGDQNGEAAVPRKATVAPGQAEGPGRAAQPSPLTRDGVYVSTSGRMVIQLRTGRSPEPEGPAPAPPKEAPAFIRQESFTKEPASGPAAPGQLPSVSSHPLLQDLAAARASRMDLRTQDTHLILKETETALAALEARLLSKSVEEPEGELGGAPGPPEDSLSGDSDVDTASTVSLLSGKNGPSPQPTGLQKEKLPSPPAAQDLGGVGLSSARERLSEKQRRPLGPADGGRGEPARRLATRRGHGPRGSLDWPDEERGSSLAHLPGVDTVTSDHETSGAMGAGQRGPRRKPTAPPPSPAAREEQGRGSASVQKVQQALTRSNSLSTPRPTRASRLRRARLGDASDTEAADGERGPAANPEQVGQPAAEQAKKLSRLDILAMPRKRAGSFTGPSDSEVAPTRAGFSGRSVELYCTGRKPAMAEARATARKATNTTTVPRQPFSRARPGSARYSSPNVRRRQQGSDCTSTSEEEYGSHHGSPKHARPHASTATQTPRAGSSGRARPQAPGLRDTDDEEEEPDPYGFIVQTAEIAEIARLSQTLVKDVATLAREIHDVAGDSDSPGCPGPAHSPSRASAPGNPASTISAREELVQRIPEASLNFQKVPPGSLRSQDLDQNMNDRCEDPLAGKTRPRNREEVIFDNLMLNPVSQLSQAIRENTEHLAEKMKILFQNTGRAWEDLEARINAENEVPILKTSNKEISSILKELRRVQKQLEVINAIVDPSGNLDLLTGNRGSAGSAQLGRGRPASQSPSSPTSALPARSFPQRANCGTPGLPDPSFLPSFLPDTERFLI from the exons ATGAGCGTCACCTCCTGGTTCCTGGTGAGCAGCAGTGGCACTCGCCACCGGCTGCCCCGAGAGCTCATCTTCGTGGGGCGCGACGAGTGTGAGCTCGTGCTGCAG TCCCGCAGTGTGGACAAGCAACATGCTGTCATCAACTACGACCACGACAGGGACGAGCACTGGGTCAAGGACCTGGGCAGCCTCAATGGG ACATTCGTGAACGACGTGCGCATCCCAGACCAGAAATACGTCACGCTGAAGCTCAGCGATGTCATCCGATTCGGCTACG ATTCCAACATGTACGTGCTGGAGCGGGTGCAGCACCGCGTCCCTGAGGAGGCGCTCAGG CACGAGAAGTACACCAGCCAGCTGCAGGTGAGCGCCACGAGCCCGGCGCCCAAGAGGGGCGAGGCCGTGCCGGAGCAGGCGCCTTACTGCGAGGCCGCGAGCCCCAGACCGGAGAGGGGGGACCGGAGGCCGGGGCCAG AGGCGGCGGCCTACCGCACACCGCTGTACGGGCAGCCCTCCTGGTGGGGTGAGGACGATGGTAGCAGCCCGCCCGAGGAACGGCGCCAGGACGAGCCCGACACGG AGCGGCCCAAGGAGCTGGCTCCGCGGGACAGTGACCTCGTGGGGACGCCGGCCGCCTTCCGGGCCCCCGCGGAGCCGCAGGGCTACCCGTTCCGCCGGGAGCCCAGCTACTTCGAGATCCCCACCAAGGAGGCCCCCCCGCCGCGGGCCCCAGAGGTGCCGGCACACGAGGCGCCCACCAGGGATGCggaggcgggcgggggcggggtggccCCCGTGGTGCAGAGCCACGCCTGCTTCACCATCGAGTTTGACGACTGCAGCCCCGGCAAGGTGAAGATCAAGGACCACGTCACCAAGTTCTCTCTGCGCCAGCGCCGGCCCCCTGGCAAGGAGCCCACACCCATCGAGGTGGTCTCTGCGGAGACCAAGGTGGCCGACTGGCTGGTGCAGAACGACCCCAGCCTGCTGCACCGGGCCGGCCCCGCCGACGACCGGCACAGCACCAAGAGCGACCTGCCGGTGCACACGCGCACCCTGAAGG gcCACAAGCACGAGGACGGCACGCAGAGCGACTCGGAGGACCCCATGGCCAAGGCGGCCGGGGCAGCTGGGGTCCCCTCGGAGGCCGGCGGGGAGCAGGTGCGGCTACAGAGGCAGCTCAAGCGGGACCCCCAGGAGCTGCTGCACAGCCAGCAGGCCTTCGTCATCGAGTTCTTCGATGGGGACACGCCGCGCAAGAAGCGCTCTCAGTCCTTCACGCACACGCCACCCGGGGACCCCAGGCCCGACAGGCGCCGCGGCCCTGGGCCGGCCGACAGGGACCGCCCGGCTGCCCCCGCCCCGTCCTCGGCCCGGGGGGCGGGCAGCAGCTCGGGGCCGCAGCGGGCCGGCTCGCTCAAGCGGGAGAAGACGGAGGAGCGGCTGGGCAGCCCCTTGCCCGCCGCCCGGGCCCCTGCTCGCCCTTTTGGCAGCGTGGGGCGCCGCTCCCGCCTGGCCCAGGACTTCATGGCCCACTGCCTGCGGGATGGCTCCCCGGCTGCCCGGTCAGGCCCCGAGAAGACCCCCCCGCCACTGCCCACCCCGCCGCTGCCCCGCGGGGCCAGCCCCGTGGCCCCCTCGGCCCCACCGCCACCCCCTGCTGACCCCCAAGTGACGAAGGCACGCAAACAGGAGGAGGACGACAGCCTCAGTGACGCAGGGACCTACACCATTGAGACGGAGGCGCAGGaccaggaggtggaggaggccCGCAAGATGATTGACCAG GTCTTTGGGGTACGGGAGTCCCCTGAACTCTCCAGAGCGTCCTCGGCCACCTTCCGTCCAGTTATCAGAGGGCACAGAGACGAGCCTGGTGACGGAGTGGCCCAGCGGATGGCCTTGCTGCAGGAGTTTGCCTCCCGGCCAGTGGGCGGGACCCCCCAGGTGGAGCTCCAG GGCCTCCCAGTACCGGGCTCCCCCGGGGGTCAGAAGTGGGTGTCCCGCTGGGCCAGTCTGGCCGACAGCTACTCGGACCCAGGCCTGTCAG ATGACGGCCCCGGGCGCAGAGCCAGAGAGCTGGAGGGGGCCCTGCCTGTGCGCCAGCGACGACTGCTCCCACAGCTGCCCAGCGACAGGGCGGACAGCCCCGCCGGCCCCGAGGCCACCAGGAGGAGCGGGCCGGGGCCGCCGGAGCTGGGCAGCGAGCAGGCCGGCCTCCTCTTGGGACAGGAAGACCTGGAGCCCGACAGCCTCAGTGACGCCAGTGGGTCGGACGGAGGGCGGGGCCCTGAGCCAGGCGGGGGCCTGCAGGAAGAAAGATGCGGGAGCCCCCAGGAGGGACTGGCGTGGACGAGGGGCCGGCGCTCACCGAGGGCCCCTGGGGAGCCGGCCCCCACCTCTTTCTTTGCTGGGGACCAGAACGGGGAGGCGGCCGTCCCCAGGAAAGCGACGGTGGCTCCAGGGCAGGCGGAGGGCCCAGGGcgggcagcccagcccagccccctgaCGCGGGACGGCGTGTACGTCAGCACCAGCGGGAGGATGGTCATCCAGCTGCGGACAGGGCGGTCCCCGGAGCCTGagggccccgccccggcccccccCAAGGAGGCCCCGGCTTTCATCCGGCAGGAGAGCTTCACCAAGGAGCCGGCCAGCGGCCCCGCAGCTCCTGGCCAGCTGCCGTCCGTCAGCAGCCATCCCCTCCTGCAGGACCTGGCCGCGGCCCGGGCCTCACGCATGGACCTGCGCACTCAGGACACCCACCTGATCCTCAAGGAGACGGAGACGGCGCTGGCCGCCCTGGAGGCCAGACTGCTCTCCAAGTCCGTGGAGGAGCCGGAGGGTGAGCTGGGCGGCGCCCCTGGGCCGCCAGAGGACTCCCTGTCCGGGGACTCCGACGTGGACACGGCCAGCACCGTCAGTCTGCTCAGCGGTAAGAATGGGCCCAGCCCGCAGCCCACGGGGCTGCAGAAGGAGAAGCTGCCGTCCCCGCCGGCAGCGCAGGACCTGGGGGGTGTCGGCCTGAGCAGCGCCCGCGAGCGCCTCTCAGAGAAGCAGCGTCGCCCGCTGGGCCCAGCGGATGGGGGCCGCGGAGAGCCGGCAAGGCGCCTGGCCACACGGCGTGGCCATGGGCCCCGAGGGTCCCTGGACTGGCCCGATGAGGAACGAGGCTCCAGCCTTGCCCACCTGCCCGGTGTGGACACGGTCACTTCTGACCATGAGACCTCCGGGGCCATGGGGGCAGGGCAGCGGGGGCCTCGCCGGAAACCCACGGCCCCACCGCCGTCCCCTGCTGCCCGGGAAGAACAGGGCCGCGGCTCAGCCAGCGTCCAGAAGGTGCAGCAGGCGCTGACCCGCTCCAACAGCTTGTCCACCCCACGGCCCACGCGGGCCTCCCGGCTGAGGCGGGCCCGGCTGGGGGACGCCTCAGACACAGAGGCCGCAGATGGCGAACGGGGGCCCGCGGCCAACCCCGAGCAGGTGGGGCAGCCGGCTGCCGAGCAGGCCAAGAAGCTGTCACGCCTGGACATCCTGGCGATGCCCCGGAAGCGGGCCGGCTCCTTCACAGGGCCCAGCGACTCGGAGGTGGCCCCCACCCGCGCCGGCTTCTCAGGCCGCAGCGTCGAGTTGTACTGCACCGGTCGCAAGCCCGCCATGGCCGAGGCTCGGGCCACCGCCAGGAAGGCCACCAACACCACCACGGTCCCCCGCCAGCCCTTCAGCAGGGCCCGTCCGGGCAGCGCCCGATACTCCTCACCCA ACGTGCGTCGCCGGCAGCAGGGCTCGGATTGCACGTCCACATCCGAGGAGGAGTATGGCTCCCACCACGGCTCCCCCAAACACGCACGCCCCCATGCCTCAACAGCCACGCAGACCCCACGGGCTGGCAGCTCCGGCCGGGCCCGACCCCAGGCCCCTGGCCTCCGGGACACAGATGACGAGGAAGAAGAGCCCGACCCTTATGGTTTCATCGTGCAGACAGCCGAGATTGCTGAGATTGCCAG GCTGAGCCAGACGCTGGTGAAGGACGTGGCCACCCTGGCCCGCGAGATCCACGATGTGGCCGGGGACAGCGACTCGCCGGGCTGCCCGGGGCCTGCCCACAGCCCCTCTCGCGCCAGTGCGCCCGGCAACCCCGCCTCCACCATCTCCGCCCGCGAGGAG ctGGTGCAGCGCATCCCCGAGGCCAGCCTCAACTTCCAGAAGGTGCCGCCCGGCTCCCTCCGCTCTCAGGACCTGGACCAGAACATGAACGACCGCTGCGAGGACCCCCTGGCCGGCAAGACGCGGCCTCGGAACCGTGAGGAG GTGATCTTCGATAACCTGATGCTGAACCCCGTGTCCCAGCTGTCCCAGGCCATCCGCGAGAACACGGAGCACCTCGCTGAGAAGATGAA GATCCTCTTTCAGAACACAGGGCGAGCCTGGGAGGACCTGGAGGCCAGGATCAACGCGGAGAACGAGGTGCCCATCCTGAAGACGTCCAACAAG GAAATCAGCTCCATCCTGAAGGAACTGAGGCGAGTGCAGAAGCAGCTGGAAG TCATCAACGCCATTGTGGACCCCAGTGGGAACCTGGACCTGCTGACCGGAAACCGGGGTTCTGCGGGCTCGGCCCAGCTCGGGAGAGGCCGGCCGGCCTCCCAGAGTCCGTCCTCCCCGACCTCAGCCCTGCCGGCGAGGAGCTTCCCGCAGCGGGCAAACTGCGGGACCCCTGGCCTCCCggacccctccttcctcccctccttcctccccgaCACGGAGCGGTTCCTGATCTAG
- the CEP170B gene encoding centrosomal protein of 170 kDa protein B isoform X4 produces MYVLERVQHRVPEEALRHEKYTSQLQVSATSPAPKRGEAVPEQAPYCEAASPRPERGDRRPGPEAAAYRTPLYGQPSWWGEDDGSSPPEERRQDEPDTERPKELAPRDSDLVGTPAAFRAPAEPQGYPFRREPSYFEIPTKEAPPPRAPEVPAHEAPTRDAEAGGGGVAPVVQSHACFTIEFDDCSPGKVKIKDHVTKFSLRQRRPPGKEPTPIEVVSAETKVADWLVQNDPSLLHRAGPADDRHSTKSDLPVHTRTLKGHKHEDGTQSDSEDPMAKAAGAAGVPSEAGGEQVRLQRQLKRDPQELLHSQQAFVIEFFDGDTPRKKRSQSFTHTPPGDPRPDRRRGPGPADRDRPAAPAPSSARGAGSSSGPQRAGSLKREKTEERLGSPLPAARAPARPFGSVGRRSRLAQDFMAHCLRDGSPAARSGPEKTPPPLPTPPLPRGASPVAPSAPPPPPADPQVTKARKQEEDDSLSDAGTYTIETEAQDQEVEEARKMIDQVFGVRESPELSRASSATFRPVIRGHRDEPGDGVAQRMALLQEFASRPVGGTPQVELQGLPVPGSPGGQKWVSRWASLADSYSDPGLSDDGPGRRARELEGALPVRQRRLLPQLPSDRADSPAGPEATRRSGPGPPELGSEQAGLLLGQEDLEPDSLSDASGSDGGRGPEPGGGLQEERCGSPQEGLAWTRGRRSPRAPGEPAPTSFFAGDQNGEAAVPRKATVAPGQAEGPGRAAQPSPLTRDGVYVSTSGRMVIQLRTGRSPEPEGPAPAPPKEAPAFIRQESFTKEPASGPAAPGQLPSVSSHPLLQDLAAARASRMDLRTQDTHLILKETETALAALEARLLSKSVEEPEGELGGAPGPPEDSLSGDSDVDTASTVSLLSGKNGPSPQPTGLQKEKLPSPPAAQDLGGVGLSSARERLSEKQRRPLGPADGGRGEPARRLATRRGHGPRGSLDWPDEERGSSLAHLPGVDTVTSDHETSGAMGAGQRGPRRKPTAPPPSPAAREEQGRGSASVQKVQQALTRSNSLSTPRPTRASRLRRARLGDASDTEAADGERGPAANPEQVGQPAAEQAKKLSRLDILAMPRKRAGSFTGPSDSEVAPTRAGFSGRSVELYCTGRKPAMAEARATARKATNTTTVPRQPFSRARPGSARYSSPRTNSLTRDVRRRQQGSDCTSTSEEEYGSHHGSPKHARPHASTATQTPRAGSSGRARPQAPGLRDTDDEEEEPDPYGFIVQTAEIAEIARLSQTLVKDVATLAREIHDVAGDSDSPGCPGPAHSPSRASAPGNPASTISAREELVQRIPEASLNFQKVPPGSLRSQDLDQNMNDRCEDPLAGKTRPRNREEVIFDNLMLNPVSQLSQAIRENTEHLAEKMKILFQNTGRAWEDLEARINAENEVPILKTSNKEISSILKELRRVQKQLEVINAIVDPSGNLDLLTGNRGSAGSAQLGRGRPASQSPSSPTSALPARSFPQRANCGTPGLPDPSFLPSFLPDTERFLI; encoded by the exons ATGTACGTGCTGGAGCGGGTGCAGCACCGCGTCCCTGAGGAGGCGCTCAGG CACGAGAAGTACACCAGCCAGCTGCAGGTGAGCGCCACGAGCCCGGCGCCCAAGAGGGGCGAGGCCGTGCCGGAGCAGGCGCCTTACTGCGAGGCCGCGAGCCCCAGACCGGAGAGGGGGGACCGGAGGCCGGGGCCAG AGGCGGCGGCCTACCGCACACCGCTGTACGGGCAGCCCTCCTGGTGGGGTGAGGACGATGGTAGCAGCCCGCCCGAGGAACGGCGCCAGGACGAGCCCGACACGG AGCGGCCCAAGGAGCTGGCTCCGCGGGACAGTGACCTCGTGGGGACGCCGGCCGCCTTCCGGGCCCCCGCGGAGCCGCAGGGCTACCCGTTCCGCCGGGAGCCCAGCTACTTCGAGATCCCCACCAAGGAGGCCCCCCCGCCGCGGGCCCCAGAGGTGCCGGCACACGAGGCGCCCACCAGGGATGCggaggcgggcgggggcggggtggccCCCGTGGTGCAGAGCCACGCCTGCTTCACCATCGAGTTTGACGACTGCAGCCCCGGCAAGGTGAAGATCAAGGACCACGTCACCAAGTTCTCTCTGCGCCAGCGCCGGCCCCCTGGCAAGGAGCCCACACCCATCGAGGTGGTCTCTGCGGAGACCAAGGTGGCCGACTGGCTGGTGCAGAACGACCCCAGCCTGCTGCACCGGGCCGGCCCCGCCGACGACCGGCACAGCACCAAGAGCGACCTGCCGGTGCACACGCGCACCCTGAAGG gcCACAAGCACGAGGACGGCACGCAGAGCGACTCGGAGGACCCCATGGCCAAGGCGGCCGGGGCAGCTGGGGTCCCCTCGGAGGCCGGCGGGGAGCAGGTGCGGCTACAGAGGCAGCTCAAGCGGGACCCCCAGGAGCTGCTGCACAGCCAGCAGGCCTTCGTCATCGAGTTCTTCGATGGGGACACGCCGCGCAAGAAGCGCTCTCAGTCCTTCACGCACACGCCACCCGGGGACCCCAGGCCCGACAGGCGCCGCGGCCCTGGGCCGGCCGACAGGGACCGCCCGGCTGCCCCCGCCCCGTCCTCGGCCCGGGGGGCGGGCAGCAGCTCGGGGCCGCAGCGGGCCGGCTCGCTCAAGCGGGAGAAGACGGAGGAGCGGCTGGGCAGCCCCTTGCCCGCCGCCCGGGCCCCTGCTCGCCCTTTTGGCAGCGTGGGGCGCCGCTCCCGCCTGGCCCAGGACTTCATGGCCCACTGCCTGCGGGATGGCTCCCCGGCTGCCCGGTCAGGCCCCGAGAAGACCCCCCCGCCACTGCCCACCCCGCCGCTGCCCCGCGGGGCCAGCCCCGTGGCCCCCTCGGCCCCACCGCCACCCCCTGCTGACCCCCAAGTGACGAAGGCACGCAAACAGGAGGAGGACGACAGCCTCAGTGACGCAGGGACCTACACCATTGAGACGGAGGCGCAGGaccaggaggtggaggaggccCGCAAGATGATTGACCAG GTCTTTGGGGTACGGGAGTCCCCTGAACTCTCCAGAGCGTCCTCGGCCACCTTCCGTCCAGTTATCAGAGGGCACAGAGACGAGCCTGGTGACGGAGTGGCCCAGCGGATGGCCTTGCTGCAGGAGTTTGCCTCCCGGCCAGTGGGCGGGACCCCCCAGGTGGAGCTCCAG GGCCTCCCAGTACCGGGCTCCCCCGGGGGTCAGAAGTGGGTGTCCCGCTGGGCCAGTCTGGCCGACAGCTACTCGGACCCAGGCCTGTCAG ATGACGGCCCCGGGCGCAGAGCCAGAGAGCTGGAGGGGGCCCTGCCTGTGCGCCAGCGACGACTGCTCCCACAGCTGCCCAGCGACAGGGCGGACAGCCCCGCCGGCCCCGAGGCCACCAGGAGGAGCGGGCCGGGGCCGCCGGAGCTGGGCAGCGAGCAGGCCGGCCTCCTCTTGGGACAGGAAGACCTGGAGCCCGACAGCCTCAGTGACGCCAGTGGGTCGGACGGAGGGCGGGGCCCTGAGCCAGGCGGGGGCCTGCAGGAAGAAAGATGCGGGAGCCCCCAGGAGGGACTGGCGTGGACGAGGGGCCGGCGCTCACCGAGGGCCCCTGGGGAGCCGGCCCCCACCTCTTTCTTTGCTGGGGACCAGAACGGGGAGGCGGCCGTCCCCAGGAAAGCGACGGTGGCTCCAGGGCAGGCGGAGGGCCCAGGGcgggcagcccagcccagccccctgaCGCGGGACGGCGTGTACGTCAGCACCAGCGGGAGGATGGTCATCCAGCTGCGGACAGGGCGGTCCCCGGAGCCTGagggccccgccccggcccccccCAAGGAGGCCCCGGCTTTCATCCGGCAGGAGAGCTTCACCAAGGAGCCGGCCAGCGGCCCCGCAGCTCCTGGCCAGCTGCCGTCCGTCAGCAGCCATCCCCTCCTGCAGGACCTGGCCGCGGCCCGGGCCTCACGCATGGACCTGCGCACTCAGGACACCCACCTGATCCTCAAGGAGACGGAGACGGCGCTGGCCGCCCTGGAGGCCAGACTGCTCTCCAAGTCCGTGGAGGAGCCGGAGGGTGAGCTGGGCGGCGCCCCTGGGCCGCCAGAGGACTCCCTGTCCGGGGACTCCGACGTGGACACGGCCAGCACCGTCAGTCTGCTCAGCGGTAAGAATGGGCCCAGCCCGCAGCCCACGGGGCTGCAGAAGGAGAAGCTGCCGTCCCCGCCGGCAGCGCAGGACCTGGGGGGTGTCGGCCTGAGCAGCGCCCGCGAGCGCCTCTCAGAGAAGCAGCGTCGCCCGCTGGGCCCAGCGGATGGGGGCCGCGGAGAGCCGGCAAGGCGCCTGGCCACACGGCGTGGCCATGGGCCCCGAGGGTCCCTGGACTGGCCCGATGAGGAACGAGGCTCCAGCCTTGCCCACCTGCCCGGTGTGGACACGGTCACTTCTGACCATGAGACCTCCGGGGCCATGGGGGCAGGGCAGCGGGGGCCTCGCCGGAAACCCACGGCCCCACCGCCGTCCCCTGCTGCCCGGGAAGAACAGGGCCGCGGCTCAGCCAGCGTCCAGAAGGTGCAGCAGGCGCTGACCCGCTCCAACAGCTTGTCCACCCCACGGCCCACGCGGGCCTCCCGGCTGAGGCGGGCCCGGCTGGGGGACGCCTCAGACACAGAGGCCGCAGATGGCGAACGGGGGCCCGCGGCCAACCCCGAGCAGGTGGGGCAGCCGGCTGCCGAGCAGGCCAAGAAGCTGTCACGCCTGGACATCCTGGCGATGCCCCGGAAGCGGGCCGGCTCCTTCACAGGGCCCAGCGACTCGGAGGTGGCCCCCACCCGCGCCGGCTTCTCAGGCCGCAGCGTCGAGTTGTACTGCACCGGTCGCAAGCCCGCCATGGCCGAGGCTCGGGCCACCGCCAGGAAGGCCACCAACACCACCACGGTCCCCCGCCAGCCCTTCAGCAGGGCCCGTCCGGGCAGCGCCCGATACTCCTCACCCA GAACCAATTCACTCACCCGAGACGTGCGTCGCCGGCAGCAGGGCTCGGATTGCACGTCCACATCCGAGGAGGAGTATGGCTCCCACCACGGCTCCCCCAAACACGCACGCCCCCATGCCTCAACAGCCACGCAGACCCCACGGGCTGGCAGCTCCGGCCGGGCCCGACCCCAGGCCCCTGGCCTCCGGGACACAGATGACGAGGAAGAAGAGCCCGACCCTTATGGTTTCATCGTGCAGACAGCCGAGATTGCTGAGATTGCCAG GCTGAGCCAGACGCTGGTGAAGGACGTGGCCACCCTGGCCCGCGAGATCCACGATGTGGCCGGGGACAGCGACTCGCCGGGCTGCCCGGGGCCTGCCCACAGCCCCTCTCGCGCCAGTGCGCCCGGCAACCCCGCCTCCACCATCTCCGCCCGCGAGGAG ctGGTGCAGCGCATCCCCGAGGCCAGCCTCAACTTCCAGAAGGTGCCGCCCGGCTCCCTCCGCTCTCAGGACCTGGACCAGAACATGAACGACCGCTGCGAGGACCCCCTGGCCGGCAAGACGCGGCCTCGGAACCGTGAGGAG GTGATCTTCGATAACCTGATGCTGAACCCCGTGTCCCAGCTGTCCCAGGCCATCCGCGAGAACACGGAGCACCTCGCTGAGAAGATGAA GATCCTCTTTCAGAACACAGGGCGAGCCTGGGAGGACCTGGAGGCCAGGATCAACGCGGAGAACGAGGTGCCCATCCTGAAGACGTCCAACAAG GAAATCAGCTCCATCCTGAAGGAACTGAGGCGAGTGCAGAAGCAGCTGGAAG TCATCAACGCCATTGTGGACCCCAGTGGGAACCTGGACCTGCTGACCGGAAACCGGGGTTCTGCGGGCTCGGCCCAGCTCGGGAGAGGCCGGCCGGCCTCCCAGAGTCCGTCCTCCCCGACCTCAGCCCTGCCGGCGAGGAGCTTCCCGCAGCGGGCAAACTGCGGGACCCCTGGCCTCCCggacccctccttcctcccctccttcctccccgaCACGGAGCGGTTCCTGATCTAG